From one Halosimplex rubrum genomic stretch:
- a CDS encoding winged helix-turn-helix domain-containing protein, which yields MPEDTDPATDADPEDAFALIGNETRAAILRALGERPHEGVSFSELREAVDPEMDSGQFNYHLSQLVDQVVDHDEDGYTMRAEGLTLYRLIRAGSVNRRTSLDPFAIGLDCYFCETPVEARYDEGTFELRCPGCDHVYSHTQIPPSAVETGDRGDVLDRIDQYNRHEMLAYARGVCPICVSALAFEFVAGDEVWTDGSGRLDVFVGCHCDHCGSSQYMSVGLAHLYHPAVVAFFHDHGVDVTSRPHWEFEWAMTDRHLTVRSTDPWEVALSIPCDEETLELVVDESLSADATRV from the coding sequence ATGCCCGAGGACACCGATCCCGCGACGGACGCCGACCCGGAGGACGCGTTCGCGCTCATCGGCAACGAGACGCGCGCCGCCATCCTCCGCGCGCTCGGCGAACGCCCCCACGAGGGGGTCTCGTTCTCCGAGTTGCGCGAGGCCGTCGACCCGGAAATGGACAGCGGGCAGTTCAACTACCACCTCTCGCAGTTGGTCGACCAGGTCGTCGACCATGACGAGGACGGGTACACCATGCGCGCCGAGGGGCTCACCCTCTACCGTCTCATCCGGGCGGGAAGTGTCAACCGTCGAACCTCCCTGGACCCGTTCGCGATCGGCCTCGACTGCTATTTCTGCGAGACGCCCGTCGAGGCTCGTTACGACGAGGGTACCTTCGAACTGCGCTGTCCGGGCTGTGACCACGTCTACTCGCACACCCAGATTCCACCCAGCGCCGTCGAGACGGGCGACAGAGGCGACGTGCTCGACCGTATCGACCAGTACAACCGCCACGAGATGCTCGCGTACGCCCGCGGCGTCTGCCCGATCTGCGTCAGCGCACTCGCGTTCGAGTTCGTCGCCGGCGACGAGGTCTGGACCGACGGGAGTGGTCGGCTGGACGTGTTCGTCGGCTGCCACTGCGACCACTGCGGCAGCAGCCAGTACATGTCGGTCGGCCTCGCGCACCTCTATCACCCCGCCGTCGTCGCCTTCTTCCACGACCACGGCGTCGACGTGACGAGCCGCCCCCACTGGGAGTTCGAGTGGGCGATGACCGACCGCCACCTCACCGTCCGCTCGACCGACCCCTGGGAGGTCGCCCTCTCGATCCCCTGCGACGAGGAGACGCTCGAACTCGTCGTCGACGAGAGCCTGTCCGCCGACGCGACGCGGGTCTGA
- a CDS encoding tubulin/FtsZ family protein — MKVVLIGVGQAGGKVTQRLAEYDYDMGFGAVQGAMAVNTAEADLRNLDIDTMLIGRDRVKGHGVGGDNELGAEIMQDEATEVMDGLDAKLSTDAEAVVIVAGLGGGTGSGGAPALASELKRIHDIPVYVVGILPGRDEGAIYQANAGRSLKTVAREADSLLLIDNDAWRTAGESMEEGFNEINDNIAQRLGLLFASGEIEAVDEVAESVVDSSEIINTLRPGGMAVLGYASAAASEDAGENVNAITSTTRNALLTGTSVPNVVEAETGLLVVAGQPERISRKGVERARSWIEEETGSMQVRGGDFPLDSERIAALVLLGGVERSNRIDEFMQRAKEAHEAKNDDRGEAKEAFVNEELDDLF; from the coding sequence ATGAAAGTCGTCCTGATTGGTGTCGGCCAGGCCGGGGGCAAGGTGACCCAGCGGCTGGCCGAATACGATTACGACATGGGGTTCGGCGCCGTGCAGGGGGCGATGGCGGTCAACACCGCCGAGGCGGACCTTCGGAATCTCGATATCGATACGATGCTCATCGGCCGCGACCGCGTGAAAGGCCACGGGGTCGGCGGCGACAACGAACTCGGCGCGGAGATCATGCAAGACGAGGCGACGGAGGTGATGGACGGTCTCGACGCGAAGCTCTCCACCGACGCCGAGGCCGTCGTCATCGTCGCCGGACTCGGCGGCGGGACCGGCTCCGGCGGCGCGCCCGCGCTCGCCAGTGAACTCAAGCGCATCCACGACATCCCCGTCTACGTCGTCGGCATCCTCCCCGGGCGCGACGAGGGCGCCATCTACCAGGCCAACGCCGGCCGCTCGCTCAAAACCGTCGCCCGCGAGGCCGACTCGCTGTTGCTCATCGACAACGACGCCTGGCGCACCGCCGGCGAGTCGATGGAAGAGGGGTTCAACGAAATAAACGACAACATCGCCCAGCGATTGGGCCTCCTCTTTGCCTCCGGCGAGATCGAGGCCGTCGACGAGGTCGCCGAGAGCGTCGTCGACTCCTCGGAGATCATCAACACGCTCCGTCCCGGCGGCATGGCCGTCCTCGGCTACGCCAGCGCCGCCGCCAGCGAGGACGCCGGCGAGAACGTCAACGCCATCACCTCCACCACGCGCAACGCGCTGTTGACGGGGACGAGCGTCCCGAACGTCGTCGAGGCGGAGACGGGCCTGCTGGTCGTCGCCGGCCAGCCCGAGCGCATCTCCCGGAAGGGCGTCGAGCGCGCCCGCTCGTGGATCGAAGAGGAGACGGGCAGCATGCAGGTCCGCGGCGGCGACTTCCCGCTCGACTCCGAGCGCATCGCCGCGCTGGTCCTGCTGGGCGGCGTCGAGCGCTCCAACCGCATCGACGAGTTCATGCAGCGGGCCAAGGAGGCCCACGAGGCCAAGAACGACGACCGCGGCGAGGCCAAGGAGGCGTTCGTCAACGAGGAGCTCGACGACCTGTTCTGA
- a CDS encoding DUF5789 family protein: MADDDSDEEAPAVELGEGEPVEGAPLARVTSRLNWGAAHSDIVEREGDSTIRTPDGPRDLADVMDEVDTPYFETRQEFTGAVREVVGTGPIPTADE; the protein is encoded by the coding sequence ATGGCTGACGACGACTCCGACGAGGAGGCACCCGCGGTCGAACTCGGCGAGGGCGAACCGGTCGAGGGAGCGCCCCTCGCGCGCGTCACCTCGCGCCTGAACTGGGGCGCCGCCCACAGCGACATCGTCGAGCGCGAAGGCGACAGCACGATCCGTACCCCCGACGGTCCCCGGGACCTGGCCGACGTGATGGACGAGGTCGACACTCCCTACTTCGAGACTCGCCAGGAGTTCACCGGGGCCGTCCGCGAGGTCGTCGGTACCGGACCGATCCCCACCGCCGACGAGTAA
- a CDS encoding universal stress protein, translated as MISRVLVPMDGSEMSERALEYAVEAYPNAELTVLHVVGEPSPLWGEAAGIAIADDIDAAAREHADPIFERARAIADEADGDIALDTEVALGHPVRAIINRADEYDTVVIGSHGGTVAERLFVGNVAEKVFRRSPAPVVVVR; from the coding sequence ATGATATCGCGCGTCCTCGTGCCGATGGACGGGTCGGAGATGAGCGAACGAGCACTCGAATACGCCGTGGAAGCCTATCCGAACGCAGAGCTCACGGTCCTGCACGTCGTCGGCGAGCCATCGCCGCTGTGGGGAGAGGCTGCCGGGATCGCGATCGCCGACGACATCGACGCGGCCGCGCGCGAACACGCCGACCCGATATTCGAGCGCGCCCGGGCGATCGCCGACGAGGCCGACGGCGATATCGCTCTCGACACCGAGGTCGCGCTGGGTCATCCCGTGCGCGCCATCATCAACCGGGCCGACGAGTACGACACGGTCGTCATCGGCAGCCACGGCGGCACCGTCGCCGAGCGGTTGTTCGTCGGGAACGTCGCCGAGAAGGTGTTCCGCCGGTCGCCGGCCCCGGTGGTCGTCGTTCGGTGA
- a CDS encoding acyl-CoA dehydrogenase, whose protein sequence is MDFALTQEQRQIRDTVAEFVDDEVVPRAAEIDETDEFPADLIDEMAELGLMGMPIPEEYGGAGLDYHAYPEALVEISRGSGGLGTIVAAHVSLACNMVSEFGDEDQRERYLTPMAEGEEIGAFALSEPGAGSDVPAMETTAKRSGDTYTIDGGKLWISNGSVADTVVVFAKTDPDAGGKGISSFVARPAEDEGFHVEGTEHKLGDKGCPTAELRFDEMEIPADRRLGEEGAGFVQALKTLNGGRITIAARSIGLAQAALDDALEYAQDREQFDQPISEFQAIQHKLADMDTKINAARYLMHAAADRKMRGDRYVKEAAQAKLYASEMAREVCNEAVQIHGGYGYTTDFAVERYYRDAKLNEIYEGTSEVLRNTIADQLLE, encoded by the coding sequence ATGGACTTCGCCCTCACGCAGGAACAGCGCCAGATCCGCGACACGGTCGCGGAGTTCGTCGACGACGAGGTCGTTCCGCGGGCCGCCGAGATCGACGAGACCGACGAGTTCCCGGCCGATCTGATCGACGAGATGGCCGAACTGGGCCTGATGGGCATGCCGATCCCCGAGGAGTACGGCGGCGCCGGCCTCGACTACCACGCCTACCCCGAAGCGCTCGTCGAGATCTCCCGGGGCTCGGGCGGCCTCGGCACGATCGTCGCCGCGCACGTCTCGCTGGCCTGTAACATGGTCTCCGAGTTCGGCGACGAGGACCAGCGCGAACGGTACCTGACGCCGATGGCCGAAGGCGAAGAGATCGGCGCGTTCGCGCTCTCGGAGCCGGGCGCCGGGAGCGACGTGCCGGCGATGGAGACCACGGCGAAGCGTTCCGGCGATACCTACACTATCGACGGCGGGAAGCTGTGGATCTCGAACGGTTCCGTCGCCGACACGGTGGTCGTCTTCGCCAAGACCGACCCCGACGCGGGCGGCAAGGGCATCTCGTCGTTCGTCGCCCGCCCCGCAGAGGACGAGGGGTTCCACGTCGAAGGGACCGAGCACAAACTCGGCGACAAGGGCTGTCCCACCGCGGAGTTGCGCTTCGACGAGATGGAGATCCCCGCCGACCGCCGGCTCGGCGAAGAGGGCGCCGGTTTCGTCCAGGCGCTCAAGACGCTCAACGGCGGCCGGATCACCATCGCCGCCCGCTCTATCGGGCTCGCGCAGGCCGCGCTCGACGACGCGCTCGAATACGCCCAGGACCGCGAGCAGTTCGACCAGCCTATCAGCGAGTTCCAGGCCATCCAGCACAAGCTCGCGGATATGGACACGAAGATCAACGCGGCGCGGTATCTGATGCACGCCGCGGCGGACAGGAAGATGCGCGGCGACCGCTACGTCAAGGAGGCCGCGCAGGCGAAGCTGTACGCCTCCGAGATGGCCCGTGAGGTGTGCAACGAGGCCGTCCAGATCCACGGCGGCTACGGCTACACGACGGACTTCGCCGTCGAGCGCTACTACCGCGACGCGAAGTTGAACGAGATATACGAGGGCACGAGCGAGGTGCTTCGGAACACGATCGCCGACCAGTTGCTGGAGTGA
- a CDS encoding DUF7310 family coiled-coil domain-containing protein yields MSERDLDARLDAVERALTDGDTDLRELRDRSGVVDDLQTLETRLETVESRLDELEAGLEAVRGYAGNVRAVNREVERRASAALAKAETVEAAVESDGTGRDRPRERPRDPSQGPSERGGPVDSTDRTGPVDPAERTDPLDSPSDSSAGRTPGRPSAGTTGTASADRDPTGPTDSDRRDGGRGHRRGRSNGAGSDEDGRKTRQRDRSARGDGDRSRRDGSENPSSESNADSGTEQFIERVRDAL; encoded by the coding sequence ATGTCCGAGCGAGACCTCGACGCGCGACTCGACGCCGTCGAACGCGCGCTGACCGACGGCGACACCGACCTGCGAGAGCTGCGCGACCGCAGCGGCGTCGTCGACGACCTCCAGACCCTCGAAACGCGGCTCGAAACCGTCGAATCGCGCCTGGACGAACTCGAAGCCGGCCTCGAAGCCGTCCGCGGCTACGCGGGCAACGTCCGCGCCGTCAACCGCGAGGTCGAACGCCGCGCCAGCGCCGCGCTCGCCAAGGCCGAGACCGTCGAGGCCGCCGTCGAGAGCGACGGCACGGGCCGCGACCGACCGAGAGAGCGGCCTCGCGACCCGTCTCAGGGCCCCAGCGAGCGCGGCGGACCCGTCGACTCAACCGACCGCACCGGCCCCGTCGACCCAGCCGAACGAACCGACCCCCTCGACTCGCCGAGCGACTCGTCCGCGGGGCGGACGCCCGGGCGTCCATCGGCGGGAACGACCGGGACGGCGAGCGCGGACCGCGATCCGACCGGTCCGACCGACTCCGACCGCCGCGACGGCGGCCGGGGACATCGTCGCGGACGGTCGAACGGGGCCGGTTCCGACGAGGACGGCCGGAAGACCCGGCAGCGCGACCGCTCGGCTCGCGGCGACGGCGACCGCTCCCGGAGAGACGGGTCCGAGAACCCGTCCTCGGAGTCGAACGCCGACAGCGGGACCGAACAGTTCATCGAGCGCGTCCGCGACGCGCTGTAG
- a CDS encoding inorganic phosphate transporter — translation MVQAVLVAGVVASVFVGFNIGGSSTGIAWGPAVGARILRKVTAAGLMTAFVFLGGWTVGRNVMDTLSGGIVTTEISLGAGVAVLFFIGFSILIANVFGVPVPTSMTTVGAIAGLGLATGTANVRTIGWIVSWWVVTPVVGFWIGATVGRYVYPELNRRARIDVSEGPTLALDRSGAVPRPALGPNTTRGELAGTVVVLVVGCYMAFSAGASNVPNAVAPLVSSRALEPDLAIGIATVAIGLGGFTIARRTMESVGSELSDIPLLAALVVMITASTVTTALSYIGIPISLVMASVMTIVGLGWGRATRPIAARDALRGDFDSEIEPGALTAEPEAPVAEIGEAEPPEVLDAGDLFNPRAIVKYVSMWIIGPTMSTLLAYVFFTLVPVT, via the coding sequence ATGGTTCAGGCCGTACTCGTCGCCGGGGTCGTCGCGTCGGTGTTCGTCGGGTTCAACATCGGGGGGTCGTCGACGGGGATCGCGTGGGGACCGGCGGTCGGCGCCCGGATCCTCCGGAAGGTCACGGCCGCCGGGCTGATGACCGCGTTCGTCTTCTTGGGCGGCTGGACGGTCGGGCGAAACGTCATGGACACGCTCAGCGGCGGCATCGTCACGACGGAGATATCGCTCGGCGCGGGCGTGGCCGTCCTCTTTTTCATCGGGTTCAGCATCCTGATCGCCAACGTGTTCGGGGTGCCCGTGCCGACCTCGATGACGACGGTCGGCGCGATCGCGGGGCTCGGGCTCGCGACCGGGACGGCGAACGTCCGGACGATCGGGTGGATCGTCTCCTGGTGGGTCGTGACGCCGGTCGTCGGGTTCTGGATCGGGGCGACCGTCGGTCGGTACGTCTACCCCGAACTCAATCGGCGGGCCCGGATCGATGTCTCCGAGGGACCGACGCTGGCGCTCGACCGCAGCGGCGCCGTCCCGCGCCCCGCGCTCGGGCCGAACACGACGCGCGGCGAACTCGCCGGGACCGTCGTCGTGCTCGTCGTCGGCTGCTACATGGCCTTCTCCGCGGGCGCGAGCAACGTCCCCAACGCCGTCGCGCCGCTGGTCAGCAGCCGCGCGCTCGAACCCGACCTGGCGATCGGGATCGCGACCGTCGCCATCGGCCTCGGCGGGTTCACGATCGCCCGCCGGACCATGGAGTCGGTGGGGTCGGAACTGTCGGACATTCCGCTGCTGGCGGCGCTGGTCGTCATGATCACCGCCTCGACGGTGACGACGGCCCTCTCGTACATCGGCATCCCGATCAGCCTCGTCATGGCGTCGGTGATGACCATCGTCGGCCTCGGCTGGGGGCGAGCGACGCGTCCCATCGCCGCGCGCGACGCGCTCCGGGGAGACTTCGACAGCGAGATCGAACCCGGTGCGCTGACGGCCGAACCGGAGGCACCGGTGGCGGAGATCGGCGAGGCCGAACCCCCCGAGGTGCTCGACGCCGGCGACCTGTTCAACCCCCGCGCCATCGTCAAGTACGTCTCGATGTGGATAATCGGCCCGACCATGTCGACGCTGCTCGCCTACGTCTTCTTCACGCTGGTCCCGGTCACCTGA